A stretch of the Staphylococcus sp. NRL 16/872 genome encodes the following:
- the sarA gene encoding global transcriptional regulator SarA, whose amino-acid sequence MAISKINDCFELLAMITYADKLKSIIKKEFSISFEEFAVLTYISQSKEDEYYLKDIINHLNYKQPQVVKAVKNLSQEDYFDKKRNEHDERTVLILVNATQRKKIDDLLNKVNNRIEEANKETDL is encoded by the coding sequence ATGGCTATTTCAAAAATAAATGATTGTTTTGAATTATTAGCGATGATTACTTATGCTGATAAATTAAAGAGTATTATCAAAAAAGAATTTTCAATTAGTTTTGAAGAATTCGCAGTGTTGACTTATATTAGTCAAAGCAAAGAAGACGAGTATTATTTGAAAGATATTATTAATCACTTAAACTATAAACAACCACAAGTAGTTAAAGCCGTTAAAAATTTATCTCAAGAAGATTATTTCGATAAAAAACGTAATGAGCATGATGAAAGAACTGTTTTAATTCTTGTAAATGCAACACAACGTAAAAAAATCGACGACTTATTAAATAAAGTAAATAATCGCATAGAAGAAGCTAACAAAGAAACAGATTTATAA